One window from the genome of Alphaproteobacteria bacterium CG11_big_fil_rev_8_21_14_0_20_39_49 encodes:
- the bioB gene encoding biotin synthase BioB, with product MTMNVEHLKNNIRHNWKNQEVEALFALPFNDLVFKAAAVHRENFNPNEVQVSTLLSIKTGACPEDCKYCPQSAHYDTGLKKEPLIDVAKVKGEAQKAKDAGASRFCMGAAWRNLNDRDLPKVEEMISEVKSLGLETCVTLGMVKKEQLSRLKDAGLDYYNHNIDTSEEYYSKIISTRNFSDRLETLKNINEAGLKTCCGGIVGMGETLQDRVKMLSTLANLPEHPESMPINMLVKIEGTPLELEAEIDPFDFIRTIAVARIMMPKSYVRLSAGRENMNDQMQALCFLAGANSIFYGEKLLTTPNPKENEDKKLFSRLGIEIEGVCKQNIKESAVR from the coding sequence ATGACTATGAATGTTGAGCATTTAAAAAATAACATACGCCATAACTGGAAAAATCAGGAAGTGGAAGCCTTATTCGCATTGCCGTTTAATGACCTTGTATTCAAAGCTGCTGCGGTACACCGTGAAAACTTCAACCCCAACGAAGTACAGGTAAGCACCCTGCTTAGTATAAAAACGGGAGCATGCCCCGAAGATTGCAAATACTGCCCGCAATCAGCACATTATGATACCGGATTAAAAAAAGAGCCGCTTATTGATGTCGCAAAAGTAAAAGGGGAGGCTCAAAAAGCAAAAGATGCAGGAGCATCACGCTTTTGTATGGGAGCGGCATGGCGAAACCTAAATGACAGGGACTTGCCCAAAGTAGAAGAAATGATATCCGAGGTAAAATCTCTGGGGCTTGAAACATGCGTAACATTGGGCATGGTTAAAAAAGAGCAGCTAAGCCGCCTAAAAGATGCCGGACTTGATTATTATAACCACAATATCGACACATCGGAAGAATATTACTCAAAGATAATCAGCACCCGTAACTTCTCGGACAGGCTGGAAACGCTGAAAAATATAAATGAGGCAGGGCTTAAAACCTGCTGCGGTGGCATAGTGGGTATGGGAGAAACTTTGCAAGACAGGGTAAAAATGCTGTCAACCCTTGCAAACCTGCCTGAACACCCCGAGTCAATGCCTATAAATATGCTGGTCAAAATTGAGGGGACTCCTTTAGAATTGGAGGCAGAAATTGATCCGTTTGACTTTATAAGGACTATTGCCGTTGCCCGTATCATGATGCCTAAGTCATATGTGAGGCTGTCGGCAGGACGTGAGAACATGAACGACCAAATGCAGGCTTTGTGCTTTTTGGCGGGAGCAAATTCAATTTTCTACGGCGAAAAACTACTTACAACCCCAAACCCTAAAGAAAATGAGGATAAAAAGCTGTTTAGCCGTCTGGGAATTGAAATTGAAGGGGTTTGTAAACAAAATATTAAGGAATCGGCAGTAAGATAG
- a CDS encoding F0F1 ATP synthase subunit gamma, with protein sequence MANLKDLKIRINSVKSTQKITSAMKVVSAAKLRKARELAENAAPYAERMEKVLSTLAANVSPESAPKLLVGNGKDNVHLLVVISSDRGLCGAFNTHLIKAVKATIQSLKSQKKEYKIICIGKKGYELLKSEHKDNVIGKTFDISKKKFIPFEDAAEQSNNIIKMFNEGEFDVCTIYYNKFITAISQEVTEQQLIPLNIDKEHAVQTDSIFEFEPSESQILEELLPKNLGVQVYNAFLENSASEHGARMSAMDNATRNAGEMIKKLTLVYNRTRQAAITTELIEIIAGAEAV encoded by the coding sequence ATGGCTAACTTAAAAGATTTAAAAATCAGGATTAACAGCGTTAAATCGACTCAAAAGATAACCAGTGCGATGAAGGTGGTATCCGCTGCAAAGTTGCGTAAAGCACGTGAGCTTGCTGAAAATGCGGCCCCTTACGCAGAACGTATGGAAAAAGTCCTAAGTACCCTTGCCGCTAATGTTTCTCCGGAATCAGCACCTAAATTGCTTGTCGGCAACGGTAAGGATAATGTGCATCTGCTTGTGGTTATATCTTCCGACCGCGGGTTATGCGGAGCTTTTAACACACACCTCATAAAAGCTGTAAAAGCAACGATACAAAGTCTTAAATCACAAAAGAAAGAATATAAGATAATATGTATCGGTAAAAAAGGATATGAACTTTTAAAAAGCGAACATAAAGATAATGTAATCGGAAAAACTTTCGATATCAGTAAAAAGAAATTCATTCCGTTCGAAGATGCGGCAGAGCAATCAAACAACATTATAAAAATGTTCAACGAAGGCGAATTTGACGTATGCACGATATATTACAACAAGTTCATTACCGCAATTTCTCAGGAAGTTACCGAACAGCAGTTAATACCGCTTAACATAGACAAGGAACACGCCGTCCAAACCGATTCAATTTTCGAGTTTGAACCTTCCGAGTCACAAATATTAGAAGAGTTGTTGCCGAAAAATCTGGGTGTGCAGGTATATAACGCATTTTTAGAAAACTCCGCAAGTGAGCATGGTGCAAGAATGTCCGCTATGGATAATGCTACAAGGAATGCCGGTGAAATGATTAAGAAACTTACTCTTGTTTATAACAGAACAAGACAGGCTGCCATTACAACCGAGCTGATAGAAATTATCGCAGGTGCCGAGGCGGTGTAG
- a CDS encoding adenosylmethionine--8-amino-7-oxononanoate transaminase has product MKKDNWYNNGKEHIWHPYTQEKTAPEPIKVVSADGCKVTLEDGSQLIDGISSWWSACHGYNNPHIINALTTQAKIMPHFMFAGTAHEQAYKLAGRLASLTGLDRVFFTDSGSTAVETAMKTAVQFWRNQGNKKRNKFISFDNGYHGDTMGCMSLCDPDDGMHRFFNDYMPKQFSLRVPSDEYDFAEFETMVDGIGDTVAGVIIEPLVQGAGGLKFHSTDVLAEIYRICKKYDLLFIADEVMTGFGRTGYMFACEEASITPDIMCVGKGLTGGVMTLAATITKEDVYNGFLSDEMEKALMSGPTFMANPLACAAANASLDLFESENRLEQVSAIEKQLYTELKPLKKLERVIDVRIKGAIGVVQLDTDWDEVFQMRAEFIKRGVWLRPFKDVVYIMPPFTISKEELSTLTDTLCKVVLSL; this is encoded by the coding sequence ATGAAGAAGGATAACTGGTATAATAACGGCAAAGAACATATCTGGCACCCATACACGCAGGAAAAAACCGCACCGGAGCCGATAAAGGTCGTGTCCGCAGATGGCTGCAAGGTAACCTTGGAGGACGGCAGCCAGCTTATTGACGGCATATCTTCATGGTGGAGTGCGTGTCACGGATATAATAACCCGCACATCATAAACGCCTTAACAACGCAGGCTAAAATAATGCCGCATTTCATGTTTGCAGGTACGGCACATGAACAGGCTTACAAACTTGCCGGAAGATTGGCGAGTCTTACCGGACTTGACAGAGTATTTTTCACGGATTCAGGCTCAACTGCCGTTGAGACCGCGATGAAAACGGCAGTCCAGTTCTGGCGTAATCAGGGAAACAAAAAACGTAATAAATTTATCAGTTTCGATAACGGCTATCACGGCGATACTATGGGCTGCATGTCTTTATGTGACCCCGATGACGGTATGCACAGGTTCTTTAACGATTATATGCCTAAACAATTCTCTTTAAGAGTGCCGAGCGATGAATATGATTTTGCAGAATTTGAAACTATGGTAGACGGCATAGGCGACACCGTGGCAGGTGTTATCATCGAACCGCTGGTACAAGGAGCAGGAGGGCTAAAGTTCCATTCAACCGATGTTCTGGCAGAGATATACCGTATCTGCAAAAAATATGATCTGCTGTTCATAGCCGATGAGGTAATGACCGGATTCGGACGCACAGGCTATATGTTTGCATGTGAGGAAGCTTCAATAACCCCCGATATAATGTGCGTAGGAAAAGGGCTGACGGGCGGAGTTATGACCCTTGCCGCCACAATAACCAAAGAAGATGTTTATAACGGTTTCTTAAGCGATGAAATGGAAAAGGCACTTATGAGCGGCCCTACCTTTATGGCAAACCCTCTGGCATGTGCCGCTGCAAATGCGTCTTTGGATTTGTTTGAATCCGAAAACAGGCTTGAACAGGTAAGTGCGATAGAAAAACAGCTATATACGGAACTAAAGCCGCTAAAAAAGCTGGAAAGAGTTATCGATGTCAGGATAAAAGGAGCAATCGGAGTCGTCCAGTTAGATACCGATTGGGACGAGGTGTTTCAAATGCGTGCCGAATTCATAAAACGAGGTGTATGGCTCCGTCCTTTCAAGGACGTTGTCTATATAATGCCGCCTTTTACTATATCAAAAGAAGAGCTGTCAACCCTAACCGACACATTATGTAAAGTCGTATTGTCTTTATAA
- a CDS encoding F0F1 ATP synthase subunit alpha, with protein MSIRAAEVSSILKKQIANYNNEPELSEIGQVVTVKDGIAVIYGLDDVQAGEMIEFKGGLKGMALNLETDNVGVVIFGADTDIKEGDTVKRTGKIVEVGIGKELLGRVVDGLGNPIDGKGPLKCKQTSRIEVKAPGIIERKSVHEPVQTGIKAIDALIPIGRGQRELIIGDRQTGKTAVAIDTILNQKSINSKTDDESKKLYCIYVCIGQKRSTVAKVVKKLEETGALEYTIVVAATASDPAPLQYLAPYVGVTMGEYFRDNGMHGLIVYDDLSKHAVAYRQMSLLLRRPPGREAYPGDVFYLHSRLLERAAKMSDENGAGSLTALPIIETQAGDVSAYIPTNVISITDGQIFLETDLFYKGVRPAVNVGLSVSRVGSAAQLKAMKQVAGSIKLELAQYREMAAFAQFGSDLDAATQQLLARGSRLVELLKQGQYSPLVMEEQVVVIFAGVKGYLDKIPQNDVVAFEKAFLGKLRSSHKDILDAIRTEQKISEDVEGKLKKVLGEFVKTFVA; from the coding sequence ATGAGTATCCGCGCGGCAGAAGTTTCAAGTATCTTGAAAAAGCAGATAGCAAACTATAATAACGAGCCTGAATTAAGTGAAATCGGTCAGGTTGTTACCGTAAAAGACGGTATCGCAGTGATTTACGGGCTTGACGACGTTCAGGCAGGCGAGATGATAGAATTCAAGGGCGGTCTAAAAGGCATGGCTCTTAATCTTGAAACCGACAATGTGGGCGTGGTTATCTTCGGTGCAGACACGGATATCAAAGAAGGTGACACGGTAAAACGTACCGGAAAAATAGTTGAAGTCGGCATAGGAAAAGAATTGTTAGGTCGTGTAGTTGACGGTCTCGGTAACCCTATAGACGGCAAAGGTCCTTTAAAATGCAAACAAACCAGCCGTATTGAAGTAAAAGCTCCGGGAATCATCGAGCGTAAATCGGTACATGAGCCTGTACAAACGGGTATTAAAGCTATTGATGCTCTTATCCCTATCGGTCGAGGTCAGCGTGAGCTTATCATCGGTGACCGTCAGACGGGTAAAACAGCCGTTGCTATCGACACAATACTTAACCAAAAATCAATCAACAGCAAAACCGACGATGAAAGCAAAAAGCTTTACTGTATCTATGTTTGCATCGGTCAAAAACGCTCAACTGTCGCAAAAGTAGTTAAGAAACTTGAAGAAACAGGTGCTTTGGAATATACTATAGTCGTTGCGGCAACCGCCTCAGACCCTGCACCTCTTCAATATCTTGCACCATATGTCGGTGTTACCATGGGTGAATATTTCCGTGATAACGGTATGCACGGGCTGATAGTTTATGATGACCTTTCAAAACATGCGGTCGCTTATCGCCAGATGTCCCTGCTACTTCGTCGTCCTCCGGGTCGTGAAGCATATCCGGGTGACGTATTCTACCTTCACTCACGCTTATTGGAACGTGCGGCTAAAATGTCTGATGAAAACGGAGCCGGTTCACTTACCGCCCTTCCTATCATCGAAACACAGGCAGGTGACGTATCTGCATATATCCCGACAAACGTAATATCCATTACCGATGGTCAGATATTCTTGGAAACCGACCTTTTCTATAAAGGTGTACGTCCTGCGGTTAACGTGGGTCTGTCAGTATCCCGTGTGGGTTCGGCAGCGCAATTAAAAGCGATGAAACAGGTTGCAGGTTCAATTAAACTGGAATTGGCACAATACCGTGAAATGGCGGCTTTTGCTCAATTCGGTTCAGACCTTGATGCAGCTACCCAGCAATTACTTGCCCGTGGCTCAAGGTTAGTGGAGTTGCTTAAACAGGGACAATATTCTCCGCTTGTTATGGAAGAACAGGTTGTTGTAATCTTCGCCGGTGTAAAAGGATATCTGGACAAAATACCTCAAAATGATGTGGTTGCGTTTGAAAAAGCATTCCTTGGCAAGCTTCGCTCTTCTCATAAGGATATTTTGGACGCAATCCGTACCGAGCAAAAAATATCGGAAGATGTTGAGGGTAAGCTGAAAAAAGTGTTGGGTGAATTTGTAAAAACGTTTGTAGCATAA
- a CDS encoding F0F1 ATP synthase subunit delta, producing the protein MSNSILSKRYAKAVFELALESKSVDKVQKDFVSLQELLKESQNLREAVQNPVISKSEQHNAMLFILKKIGVNDITEKFVKVLIDNGRLKILYDVASSYFEMVKEHNGEVTANIISAKPLLKKQITDIEKSLSKTLNKTVTAQEQVDEAILGGIIVRVGSKMIDASVSGGLEKLKVITKQAIAG; encoded by the coding sequence ATGTCAAATTCCATATTATCAAAACGTTACGCAAAAGCCGTTTTTGAGTTAGCCTTAGAGTCAAAGTCCGTTGACAAAGTACAAAAAGACTTCGTTTCGTTACAGGAGCTATTAAAAGAATCACAAAATTTACGTGAAGCTGTGCAAAATCCGGTTATTTCAAAATCGGAACAGCATAATGCCATGCTGTTTATCCTGAAAAAAATAGGCGTAAACGACATCACCGAAAAATTCGTCAAGGTGCTTATAGACAACGGAAGACTCAAGATTCTGTATGATGTGGCAAGTTCGTATTTTGAAATGGTAAAAGAACATAACGGAGAAGTTACGGCTAATATTATATCCGCAAAACCTCTTTTGAAAAAACAAATTACGGATATCGAAAAATCCTTGAGTAAGACGCTGAACAAAACCGTAACCGCACAAGAGCAAGTCGATGAGGCTATTTTAGGCGGTATAATAGTAAGGGTCGGTTCAAAAATGATAGACGCATCGGTTTCGGGCGGTCTGGAAAAATTAAAAGTTATAACAAAACAGGCAATAGCCGGTTAA
- the tsaD gene encoding tRNA (adenosine(37)-N6)-threonylcarbamoyltransferase complex transferase subunit TsaD: protein MIILGIETSCDETAVAIVTDKKDILSHRILSQVKEHADYGGVVPEIAARAHIEAIDNLITKSMAEAGINSYSELDAIAVTAGPGLIGGVIVGVMTAKGIASAAEIPIIAVNHLEGHALTVRLTEDVEFPFLLLLVSGGHCQFLSVEGVNKYKKLGGTIDDALGEAFDKVAKMLKLGYPGGPVVEKKALEGDENRFNFPRSLKGRSGCDFSFSGLKTAVKREVDKLENITEKDINDICASFQKCVGDIIKDRLNNAIEIYEGLYPDAKRLVIAGGVAANKYINNTIDEITEQKGYTRHSPPIGLCTDNGAMIAWAGIERMKAGLVDDIDFVPKARWSLSG, encoded by the coding sequence TTGATAATATTAGGAATAGAAACAAGTTGTGATGAAACCGCCGTGGCAATAGTTACGGATAAAAAAGATATCCTGTCACACCGGATATTATCACAGGTAAAAGAACATGCCGACTATGGCGGTGTTGTTCCTGAAATAGCCGCCAGAGCACATATTGAGGCGATTGACAACCTTATAACAAAAAGCATGGCTGAGGCAGGAATAAACAGCTATAGCGAACTGGACGCAATAGCGGTTACGGCAGGACCCGGATTGATAGGGGGGGTTATAGTCGGAGTAATGACCGCAAAAGGTATAGCGTCTGCCGCCGAGATACCGATAATCGCAGTAAACCACTTAGAAGGACACGCCCTCACCGTAAGACTTACCGAAGATGTGGAATTCCCCTTCCTGCTATTACTGGTTTCAGGCGGGCATTGCCAGTTCCTTAGCGTTGAAGGGGTAAATAAATACAAGAAACTAGGCGGTACGATAGATGATGCCCTAGGCGAGGCTTTCGACAAGGTCGCTAAAATGCTAAAGCTAGGCTATCCGGGAGGTCCGGTAGTTGAAAAAAAAGCCTTAGAGGGCGATGAGAACAGATTTAACTTTCCTCGCTCACTAAAGGGAAGGAGCGGTTGCGACTTTTCATTCTCAGGTCTAAAAACCGCTGTAAAACGTGAGGTTGATAAATTAGAAAATATAACCGAAAAAGATATAAATGATATTTGTGCGTCATTTCAAAAATGCGTAGGCGATATAATAAAAGACCGGCTAAATAATGCCATTGAAATTTATGAAGGGTTATACCCTGACGCAAAACGCCTTGTTATAGCAGGGGGAGTTGCGGCAAATAAATATATAAACAACACAATAGATGAAATTACCGAGCAAAAAGGATATACAAGACACAGCCCTCCTATCGGACTTTGTACCGATAACGGGGCTATGATAGCATGGGCAGGCATTGAACGAATGAAAGCCGGATTGGTCGATGATATAGACTTTGTGCCAAAAGCACGCTGGTCTTTGTCAGGATAG
- the atpD gene encoding F0F1 ATP synthase subunit beta, producing the protein MAATKKKSSSATGTITQVISAVVDVQFEDGNLPAILNALECENNGKKLVLEVAQHLGENTVRTIAMDATDGLVRGAEVTDTGGQISVPVGQATLGRIMNVIGEPIDELGPVKTKERAPIHAEAPAFVDQSTSEEILVTGIKVIDLLAPYAKGGKVGLFGGAGVGKTVLIMELINNIAKAHGGFSVFAGVGERTREGNDLYHEMIDSKVINLEDQSKSKVSLVYGQMNEPPGARARVALTGLTQAEYFRDKEGQDVLFFVDNVFRFTQAGSEVSALLGRIPSAVGYQPTLATDMGAMQERITSTNKGSITSVQAIYVPADDLTDPAPATSFAHLDATTVLSRQIAELGIYPAVDPLDSTSQMLAPNIVGEEHYNTAREVQRVLQTYKSLQDIIAILGMDELSEEDKLTVARARKIQRFLSQPFHVAEVFTGTPGTLVSLDDTIKGFKEIVEGKYDNLPEAAFYMVGSIDEAIGKAKTMAAKAA; encoded by the coding sequence ATGGCAGCAACAAAAAAGAAAAGCAGTTCGGCAACAGGTACGATTACTCAGGTAATCTCGGCTGTAGTTGACGTACAATTCGAGGACGGAAATCTTCCTGCGATACTAAACGCATTGGAGTGCGAAAATAACGGTAAGAAACTGGTTCTGGAAGTTGCACAGCACTTAGGAGAAAACACAGTGCGTACTATTGCGATGGATGCGACAGACGGTCTTGTTCGTGGTGCGGAAGTTACCGATACGGGCGGGCAGATATCTGTTCCTGTAGGTCAGGCAACATTAGGACGTATCATGAACGTTATCGGCGAGCCTATTGACGAGCTTGGTCCTGTAAAAACTAAAGAAAGGGCTCCTATACACGCTGAAGCTCCTGCTTTTGTAGACCAGTCCACTTCAGAAGAAATACTTGTTACGGGTATTAAAGTTATCGACCTGCTGGCTCCTTACGCAAAAGGCGGTAAAGTAGGATTGTTCGGTGGCGCGGGTGTCGGTAAAACGGTACTTATCATGGAACTTATCAACAATATCGCAAAAGCACATGGTGGTTTCTCGGTATTTGCCGGAGTGGGTGAGCGTACCCGTGAAGGTAACGACCTTTACCACGAAATGATAGATTCAAAAGTTATCAACCTTGAAGACCAGTCAAAATCTAAAGTGTCGCTTGTTTACGGACAAATGAATGAGCCTCCCGGAGCGCGTGCGCGTGTTGCACTTACAGGCTTGACACAAGCCGAATATTTCCGTGATAAGGAAGGTCAGGACGTACTATTCTTCGTAGATAACGTATTTAGGTTCACACAGGCAGGCTCGGAAGTTTCCGCTCTTCTGGGACGTATCCCGTCAGCGGTAGGTTATCAGCCTACACTAGCTACCGATATGGGTGCGATGCAGGAGCGTATTACTTCAACTAATAAAGGTTCGATTACTTCGGTACAAGCGATTTATGTACCTGCGGACGACCTTACCGACCCTGCTCCGGCAACTTCATTTGCCCACTTAGACGCTACAACGGTACTTTCTCGTCAGATAGCGGAGCTTGGTATTTATCCTGCGGTTGACCCGCTTGACTCAACTTCACAGATGCTTGCACCTAACATTGTAGGTGAAGAGCATTATAATACGGCTCGTGAAGTTCAGCGTGTACTGCAAACTTATAAATCCTTACAAGATATCATTGCGATTTTAGGTATGGACGAGCTTTCAGAAGAAGACAAACTTACAGTTGCCCGTGCACGTAAGATTCAGCGTTTCCTTTCTCAGCCGTTCCACGTTGCGGAAGTATTCACAGGCACTCCGGGAACTTTGGTATCGCTTGATGATACGATTAAAGGCTTTAAAGAGATAGTTGAAGGTAAGTACGATAACTTACCTGAGGCAGCGTTTTATATGGTAGGATCAATTGATGAAGCTATCGGAAAAGCTAAAACAATGGCGGCAAAAGCGGCATAA